The DNA sequence TATTAATCGCGCTTCTGGGGCAGGGCGATTCGGCTATGATTAAAACCGAGACCGTCAAATACAAGCAGGGCGCTGCTGTTCTGGAGGGGTATCTGGCTTATGATGATTCCTTTGCCGGGAAACGGCCCGGTGTTATGATTGTGCACGAGTGGATGGGGCTGAATGATTACGCCAAAAGAAGAGCCGAGCAACTGGCCTCGCTCGGCTATGTTGCCTTTGCCGCCGATATTTACGGCAAAGGGGTCCGTCCCAAAGATACCAAAGAGGCGGGCGAGCAAGCCTCAATTTACCGCGCTGACCGCGGCCTAATGCGGGCGCGGGCCACAGCCGGTCTGGAGGAACTCAAGAAATTTCCTCTGACCGACACGCTCAAAATTGCCGCAATCGGATACTGTTTTGGTGGCGGCACGGTTTTGGAACTGGCGCGAAGCGGCGCCAAACTCAATGGCGTAGTCAGTTTCCACGGCAATCTGGATACGCCGCATCCCGAGGATGCCCGCAATATAAGGGCCAAAGTGTTGGTATTGCACGGCGGTGATGATCCCTATGTTCCCGCCGAACAAGTGGCGGCTTTCCAAAAAGAGATGCGAGAGGCCTCGGTCGATTGGCAGATGATAATCTATGGCGGCGCCGTGCACAGTTTCACCAATCCGGCCAGCGGCAACGACCCCACAAAAGGGGCGGCCTATAATGCAGAAGCCGATCGCCGTTCCTGGGAGGCAATGAAACAATTCTTCAGTGAAATATTCCAATAGCCGGCGGCAGGAAAGGATATATGATAGGAGATTTAATCGCATCCCCCGGCTAAGGAGAGGAAAATAATAACTGCACAGTTAAGAAACTTGGTCAGAGCTAATCTCCCGTCAGATTTGGACTAATCCAATTAAATAACGAACTCTCGTCCCGATTTGTCCTCCGTCAACTTTGCCCATGTATGGCAAAATTGACGAAAGGATTGCTTCAACAACAACAATCTCTTATTTTCAAATGAAACATAATGTCACGAATATGTATGACAGGAGTCTGCTATGACTGCGGTTTATAAGATTGCCATAATGATCCTGCTGTTTCTTGGCCCATCAGTGCGGGGGGCAGAGTTGCAGATTACGCCATACTCGGATGATGTTTACCGTGCGCTTGATTCCGCCGGGAATAATCGTGCGGATTTGGAAAAGGTATTTTCTCATTATGCGGCACCGGAGGATTCCCTTAAGCTCAAGGCCGCTCTATATCTGGTCGGCAACATGGGGGGACACTCTTATGTCACTTTTGATCTCCGGGATTCTGTCGGGCAGGAAGTCCCTTTCAGCATATTTGATTATCCTAAATATGATTCTCTGGAGGCAGGCTGGAAAGTGCTCGAGGCAAAATACGGCACGCTGGATTTTAAGCGCAAGGAAACCATTTATGATCTCCAAACAATCCGGGCTGATTATCTGATAAACCAGATTGATTACGCCTTCCGGGCCTGGCGCGAAAAACCCTGGGCGAAAAATCTGCCGGTCGATATTTTCTTTGATTATGTTCTGCCATATCGCTGCAGCAATGAGCCGATCGAGCCGTGGCGGGAGATATTTTGGGAGAAGTATAAGGATATAACCTCTAAAATGGCTGATTCCACCGATCCAATGGAGGCGGCAGGTTTGATTAATAATGATGTCATGACCTGGTTCACCTTCGATCCCCGATTTTATTATCATCCGACCGACCAGGGACTTTCCGAGATGATGAAGAACCATTTGGGGCGATGCGAGGATATGACCAATGCCGCCATCTACGCCATGCGGGCCAATGGCGTGGCGGTTACCAGCGACTACACTCCTTTTTGGGCCAACTCGGGAAACAATCATGCCTGGAATGCTATTGTTCTGCCCGATCGAAAAGTGATCCCTTTTATGGGCGCGGAAAGTAACCCCGGCAAGTATCAATTGGCCAATAAACTGGCCAAGGTCTATCGCAAGACCTACGCGCAGCAGCATAATAATCTCATTTTCCAGGAGAGAAAACAGCAGAAAGTCCCCGGCTGGCTGGCCGGAAAGAGCTATATTGATGTTACTTCCGCTTACACGAAGACATGTGACATTGCCGTTACTTTCAATAAGCCTGTTCCCGATTCGGTTGATATCGCTTATCTGTGCGTTTTCAACTCCGGCGAGTGGCAGGCGATACACTGGGGAAGAATCAAAAACGGCCAGGCTGTTTTCAATTCCATGGGTACCGACATCGCCTACCTTCCGGCGCTTTACATGGATGAGAAAATTGTCCCCTATGGATCCCCATTCATATTAAATAATGATTGCACCACCCGAGAATTTTCCCCTGATGAAGAGAGGAGTATCACCGCCGAATTCGTTTCTACCACGAAAGTTGCACAAGTTGCCTCGACCGATGGGATCGCCAAATCCTTTCTGACTCCCGGAAAAGAGTATGAACTGTTCTACTGGGATGATGGCTGGCAGTCAATCGGAAAAATTACCGCCGGCGATCAGCCTCTCAAGTTTGAGAAAATCCCTTCCGCGGGACTCTACTGGCTGGTAGCCAAAGACTCTGACCGTGAAGAAAGGATATTCACGATTGATGATAATCAGCAGGTCTGGTGGTAGCAGCCGGGCGATTGTGCCGTTGTATCCAAAATGTCCACTAATTCCTTGACAATATTAGCTTTATGACTATATTTGAGTTGATAATATGATTACTTGCCTAAATTATAAACAGTAGGTGCCTTTTATGAAAAGACTTGGTATTTTCGCGCTGTTGCTCCTCGCCCCACTTTTCATCTCTAACCTCGTTCTGGCCGATTCTGAGGCTGAGAAGGAAGTTACGGCTATACAGAAGAAAATCGCCGACGAGGGCCTTGACTGGACGGCGGGACTAAATCCTATCATGACCGATTATACTCTCGATGAACGTCGCCAAATGCTCGGTCTGAAAATGCCGCCCAACTGGGAAGAGATATGGAGCGCTCACCTGCGCAAGGACTTTGTGTCCAAGGCGGCGTCCGACCTTCCTGTCAGTTTCAATTGGCAGGATTCGGGCAAGGTCACGCCGGTGAAAAACCAGGGAGGATGCGGTTCCTGCTGGATTTTCTGTGCCACCGGCGCTCTGGAGGCAAATTATAAAATCTATCGCCAAGTTGAATACGATCTTTCCGAACAGCAGATTCTTTCCTGCGTGTCTCCCGGCTGGGGATGCAATGGCGGGTGGATGGATGATGTATATAATCATTATAAATCTTTTGGCGCCATTCTCGAATCCCAAATGCCCTATCTGGCCAATCATAATATTCCATGCACCGAGACACAGTATCAACCGATTGCTTTTCTCGACAGTTGGACAGCCATCCCGAACAATATTTATTCTCTGAAGACCGCGGTTATGACCGCCCCGGTGGCGGTTGCCTTCTATGTTTTTAATGATTTCTTTTCTTATGGCGGAGGCTGTTACAGCAATAACACCTTCACCACCGACTTGAATCATGGCGTGCTAATTGTCGGCTGGGATGACACCATGTGCAACGGCCAGGGCGCCTGGCGGGTCAAGAACAGTTGGGGGCCAGGATGGGGCGATAATGGTTTTTTCTGGATCAAATACGGCACCTGCAATTTTGGTCAGGGGGCTGCTCTTCTTGATATTAACGCCGTCAGAATTGCCGAGGAGACTCCGCTTCCGGCCGGCAATCCCTGCTCGGAATATAGCTACCAGATGAACGCCAGCGGCGGGACGCCACCCTATAACTGGTCGATTTTGGTCGCCCAGCTTCCCGCCGGATTGACTCTGGAAACCGGCGGCCTGATACACGGTAGTCCGGAAAAAGGGGGCAGCTATACTTTCGCCCTCCGCGTAATGGATTCCTCGATCCCGGTCAAAAGCTTTTTCAAATATTTTACTTTGCCGGTGGCCAATGCCATGAACGGTGATGCCGATTGCAGCGGCCAATACAATATCGCCGATGTTACCTATATTATCAAATATCTGTATCGCTCCGGCCCGCCTCCGGTCATCCCGCAGGCCGGCGACCTCGACTGCACTTTTAATTGTGATATTTTGGATATTACCTATCTGGTCAATTATATCTACAAAGGCGGCCCCGCGCCCTGTCAGTATTAACCGGAATTGATTATGATTTAAGCCTGCCCCGCCTTTGAGCGGGGCAGGCTTTTCTTATTTTATGGCATTAATTATTATGTTTGAAAGAGAAGGCCGGCTCTTTTATCTTTTCAATTGAAGCCGA is a window from the Candidatus Zixiibacteriota bacterium genome containing:
- a CDS encoding dienelactone hydrolase family protein, which encodes MKYLATFLLIALLGQGDSAMIKTETVKYKQGAAVLEGYLAYDDSFAGKRPGVMIVHEWMGLNDYAKRRAEQLASLGYVAFAADIYGKGVRPKDTKEAGEQASIYRADRGLMRARATAGLEELKKFPLTDTLKIAAIGYCFGGGTVLELARSGAKLNGVVSFHGNLDTPHPEDARNIRAKVLVLHGGDDPYVPAEQVAAFQKEMREASVDWQMIIYGGAVHSFTNPASGNDPTKGAAYNAEADRRSWEAMKQFFSEIFQ
- a CDS encoding putative Ig domain-containing protein, with protein sequence MKRLGIFALLLLAPLFISNLVLADSEAEKEVTAIQKKIADEGLDWTAGLNPIMTDYTLDERRQMLGLKMPPNWEEIWSAHLRKDFVSKAASDLPVSFNWQDSGKVTPVKNQGGCGSCWIFCATGALEANYKIYRQVEYDLSEQQILSCVSPGWGCNGGWMDDVYNHYKSFGAILESQMPYLANHNIPCTETQYQPIAFLDSWTAIPNNIYSLKTAVMTAPVAVAFYVFNDFFSYGGGCYSNNTFTTDLNHGVLIVGWDDTMCNGQGAWRVKNSWGPGWGDNGFFWIKYGTCNFGQGAALLDINAVRIAEETPLPAGNPCSEYSYQMNASGGTPPYNWSILVAQLPAGLTLETGGLIHGSPEKGGSYTFALRVMDSSIPVKSFFKYFTLPVANAMNGDADCSGQYNIADVTYIIKYLYRSGPPPVIPQAGDLDCTFNCDILDITYLVNYIYKGGPAPCQY
- a CDS encoding transglutaminase-like domain-containing protein, giving the protein MTAVYKIAIMILLFLGPSVRGAELQITPYSDDVYRALDSAGNNRADLEKVFSHYAAPEDSLKLKAALYLVGNMGGHSYVTFDLRDSVGQEVPFSIFDYPKYDSLEAGWKVLEAKYGTLDFKRKETIYDLQTIRADYLINQIDYAFRAWREKPWAKNLPVDIFFDYVLPYRCSNEPIEPWREIFWEKYKDITSKMADSTDPMEAAGLINNDVMTWFTFDPRFYYHPTDQGLSEMMKNHLGRCEDMTNAAIYAMRANGVAVTSDYTPFWANSGNNHAWNAIVLPDRKVIPFMGAESNPGKYQLANKLAKVYRKTYAQQHNNLIFQERKQQKVPGWLAGKSYIDVTSAYTKTCDIAVTFNKPVPDSVDIAYLCVFNSGEWQAIHWGRIKNGQAVFNSMGTDIAYLPALYMDEKIVPYGSPFILNNDCTTREFSPDEERSITAEFVSTTKVAQVASTDGIAKSFLTPGKEYELFYWDDGWQSIGKITAGDQPLKFEKIPSAGLYWLVAKDSDREERIFTIDDNQQVWW